From a region of the Marinomonas mediterranea MMB-1 genome:
- a CDS encoding WYL domain-containing protein, with product MEDKAAGHLKQREGHQHHWLIELIVFWEGQINATRLIETFGITRQTASQWLKQYQDDTNNTLKYSATAKAQVITQDFTPRYINQTIDEYLNWLELGSFPSESLTGSERSHIYKIRPPNRFVSPLVIRPLIKAIRNKTAVDCEYLSVKSADPIGRLIYPHSFVKAANRWHIRAYCEYRKNYLDFVISRFQSVEYDGKPAQNSHHDDTHWNAEIELILAPDSRLNDKQKRVIEQDYGMENGQLIIKTRAALVKYTLDDLQIKTKMLEADPQAQQLICVNYPDIKQWLYD from the coding sequence ATGGAAGACAAAGCGGCAGGACATTTAAAACAACGCGAAGGTCACCAACACCATTGGCTGATTGAACTGATTGTCTTTTGGGAAGGGCAGATCAACGCCACACGCCTGATAGAAACGTTCGGCATCACCCGCCAAACCGCTAGCCAGTGGCTCAAACAATACCAAGACGACACCAACAACACGCTGAAATACAGCGCCACGGCAAAAGCGCAGGTCATCACACAAGACTTTACCCCTCGTTATATCAATCAAACCATCGATGAATATTTAAACTGGCTTGAGCTGGGTTCCTTTCCTTCTGAATCATTGACTGGAAGTGAGCGCTCACATATTTATAAAATCAGACCGCCTAATCGGTTTGTTTCACCCCTCGTAATACGGCCATTGATCAAAGCCATACGCAATAAAACCGCCGTCGATTGCGAATATTTATCCGTTAAAAGCGCTGACCCGATTGGCAGGCTCATCTACCCACATTCGTTCGTAAAAGCCGCCAATCGCTGGCACATTCGCGCTTATTGTGAATACCGCAAAAACTACCTCGATTTCGTGATAAGCCGCTTTCAGAGCGTCGAATACGATGGAAAACCCGCCCAAAATTCTCATCACGACGACACCCATTGGAATGCAGAAATAGAACTGATACTCGCGCCCGATTCACGGCTGAACGACAAACAAAAGCGCGTTATCGAGCAAGATTACGGCATGGAAAACGGCCAGCTCATCATCAAAACACGCGCAGCACTCGTCAAATACACCCTCGACGATTTACAGATAAAAACCAAAATGCTCGAAGCCGACCCACAGGCCCAGCAACTGATATGTGTTAACTACCCTGACATAAAACAATGGCTCTACGACTGA
- a CDS encoding methyltransferase, with protein sequence MQNLSLTDKFKALDQWLTATQPLWQVATFAQTHWPWQHDYPKLVAYLKQHDDLPLEDVLSDIEKVLIEHVDGFQPAPFISLNELEASQKRELPSYFKSGIKGRKWAQIESFSKLVPIADSTLEWCAGKGHLGKAIAYRTPTRVVSLEWQQALCDAGEQDAQKLALNQTFVCADVLKGEANDALQQVKSAVALHACGDLHRILIEQSLANQLDAVTLSPCCYHLTQEDTYTPLSKTAQQSTLKLSKHDLRLAVKEIATAGKREQKQRDRELTYRLGFDAWQRQHRQIDEYLPVSKAPDAIMKQGFDAYCQWAATQKQLTLHSLESFSEYEQIGDIRKRRVLKVEAITQYFRRPLELWLVLDRALRLEESGYRVEIGEFCDKSITPRNLLIRATK encoded by the coding sequence ATGCAAAACTTATCCTTAACTGACAAATTTAAAGCGTTAGACCAATGGCTGACAGCGACTCAACCTCTATGGCAAGTGGCAACCTTCGCCCAGACCCATTGGCCGTGGCAACACGACTACCCGAAATTGGTTGCGTATTTAAAGCAGCATGATGATCTGCCGCTAGAAGACGTCCTTAGTGATATCGAAAAGGTCTTGATCGAACACGTAGACGGCTTTCAGCCAGCGCCATTCATATCGCTAAATGAGCTTGAAGCATCGCAAAAGCGAGAATTGCCGAGCTACTTTAAATCAGGAATAAAAGGGCGCAAGTGGGCACAAATCGAATCATTTTCGAAACTTGTTCCTATTGCTGACTCAACCCTTGAGTGGTGCGCCGGAAAAGGCCACCTAGGCAAAGCCATTGCTTACCGAACTCCAACCAGAGTGGTCAGCTTAGAATGGCAACAAGCACTGTGTGACGCGGGTGAACAAGACGCCCAAAAGCTAGCGCTCAACCAAACGTTCGTGTGTGCCGATGTGCTAAAAGGCGAAGCGAATGACGCATTACAACAGGTAAAAAGCGCAGTGGCGCTTCACGCTTGCGGCGATTTGCATCGTATACTCATCGAACAAAGTCTGGCAAACCAGCTCGATGCCGTTACCCTGTCGCCTTGTTGCTACCACCTGACCCAAGAAGACACCTACACACCGCTTTCAAAAACCGCGCAACAATCGACACTCAAGTTAAGCAAACATGACCTAAGGCTAGCGGTAAAAGAAATAGCTACCGCCGGAAAGAGAGAGCAAAAGCAACGTGATCGAGAGCTGACCTATCGATTGGGCTTTGATGCATGGCAAAGACAACACAGGCAAATTGACGAATACTTACCCGTCTCAAAAGCACCTGACGCCATAATGAAACAAGGCTTCGACGCCTACTGCCAATGGGCTGCCACGCAAAAACAACTTACTTTACATTCTCTTGAATCCTTTTCTGAGTACGAACAAATAGGTGACATACGAAAGCGCCGGGTACTCAAGGTGGAAGCAATCACTCAGTACTTTAGAAGGCCGCTTGAACTTTGGCTTGTACTTGATCGCGCACTGCGTCTTGAAGAATCGGGTTACCGTGTTGAAATAGGGGAGTTCTGCGATAAAAGCATCACCCCTCGTAATCTATTGATTCGAGCGACAAAATGA
- a CDS encoding amino acid aminotransferase, with protein sequence MFKHLKAVPGDPLLALIVAHQQDTNPKKIDLGVGVYKNDSGQTPILESVKKAEAFMVENEITKSYLGVYGAPEFSPIIQDLLLGKDSNVIKQGRIQSTQTPGGTGALKVAADFISANLDGARLWVSDPTWGNHQSIFNSAGVEVITYPYYDAVTNGVRFEEMMATLEAETTEGDVLLLHACCHNPTGVDLNLEHWEALTELVNKRNLLPLIDAAYQGFGDGLEEDMAGLRYMAERVPSLLVANSFSKNFGIYRDRCGGLSVIAETAEEAKNAFSIIGQAIRANYSMPPAHGATLVHTIMTDPDLKALWETEVTQMRDRINDLRSKLVQKLAASGASKDFSFIEQQRGMFSYSGLSLEQVRQLRSEYSIYIADSGRMSIAGISDQNIDYLSESIAKVVG encoded by the coding sequence ATGTTTAAACATCTAAAGGCTGTTCCAGGCGATCCACTTTTGGCATTAATCGTTGCTCACCAACAAGATACGAACCCTAAAAAAATCGATTTGGGTGTGGGTGTCTATAAGAACGATTCCGGCCAAACTCCTATTTTGGAAAGTGTTAAGAAAGCCGAAGCCTTTATGGTGGAAAATGAGATTACCAAAAGCTATTTGGGAGTATACGGCGCACCTGAGTTTTCGCCGATTATTCAGGATCTGTTGTTAGGAAAAGACAGCAATGTGATTAAGCAAGGTCGTATTCAATCGACTCAAACACCGGGCGGCACTGGCGCGCTTAAAGTCGCGGCCGATTTTATCAGCGCGAACCTTGACGGCGCACGTTTGTGGGTAAGCGACCCAACATGGGGGAACCACCAATCCATCTTTAACTCTGCTGGTGTTGAGGTCATTACCTACCCTTACTACGATGCCGTCACAAATGGCGTTCGTTTTGAAGAAATGATGGCGACGCTTGAAGCAGAAACCACTGAAGGCGACGTGTTGTTGTTGCACGCTTGCTGCCACAACCCAACGGGCGTAGATCTTAACCTTGAGCACTGGGAAGCGCTGACTGAGTTGGTGAATAAGCGCAACTTGTTGCCGCTTATTGATGCGGCTTATCAGGGGTTCGGCGACGGCCTTGAAGAAGATATGGCAGGGCTTCGCTATATGGCTGAACGCGTACCTAGTTTGTTAGTTGCGAACTCGTTCTCGAAGAACTTTGGTATTTATCGTGATCGTTGCGGTGGTTTGAGCGTTATTGCTGAAACCGCTGAGGAAGCGAAGAACGCATTTTCGATCATAGGACAAGCGATTCGTGCGAACTACTCAATGCCACCAGCACACGGTGCGACTCTAGTACACACAATTATGACGGACCCAGATCTTAAAGCACTGTGGGAAACGGAAGTCACGCAGATGCGTGATCGTATTAATGACTTGCGTTCTAAGCTTGTGCAAAAGCTTGCTGCATCTGGGGCAAGCAAAGATTTCAGCTTTATTGAGCAACAACGCGGTATGTTTTCCTATTCTGGTTTATCTTTAGAACAAGTACGTCAGCTTCGTTCTGAGTACTCTATCTACATTGCTGACTCTGGCCGTATGAGTATTGCAGGCATCAGTGATCAAAATATTGATTACTTGTCTGAAAGCATCGCGAAAGTCGTTGGTTAG
- a CDS encoding reprolysin-like metallopeptidase has translation MFLSSSSKSAYHHTVNILSRLITYTSIAIMSSSMAFAFPNTSYFHDRSTTLETFAKSSSLNIDQTVNQTDSQENNQSHKLVKADSTRPLSGDFNDLKQYLLDTSLSEYRIDLPLPDGQSIEYILAPTHVMSESVAEQFPDMRQFKGYAVDNTGLSGRFDVSELGFRGLFDTQNGQVTLDPTHVGETNNYASYYARSSNGLDSNFNETVLQGDTESAAVQQRTASYTPTLKTYRLAVSASYQFTEFYGGQSQALAGIVTMVNRLNEVYEKDLGITFTLVSGTNTIVNSANAGPFDNSSNDISYNKAFLDSIVGNENYDIGHIVNTGGGGLATLGSVCDNEKKAQGVTGIPSPTGDAFYINFVAHEVGHQFGANHTFNGTTGNCSGNRNEDSAVEPGSGSTIMAYAGICGILNLQNNSTPHFHAYSINEINNYLATTIGSSCGTVTSQANTAPAVDAGDDITIPANTPFMLIGSATDTENDNLTYIWEEMDTGNASTSVTTMADDGTRTLFRSWETVTSATRYLPRLEDLVDGELSLGETYPASSRNLNFRLTVRQTDSNGNSLAGSNYDDKVVTVDSNSGPFYITSPNSNVTADTGETVTLNWNVANTSSSPVNCSNVDVLIADEGNTAFSGAGEKILAENIQNTGQTTILVPNLNIANRYIMLRCSNKSFFALSPCHFTFNGSETSPSQSCTPRSVPSVINSSNSNNTTSISNSSSGSSFLSGSTSFLFYIPLILLTLSSSLVKGRKFTKLTLTGALIGMITTGCTTVDAQPEKSSWLKGELERVKNTEDYRLITQGGRGEPLPGLDAKEFAQAKQLCGMINVSLSDVIRSDDEMNERVNMINDIARFNKTVWPLCQKHNQP, from the coding sequence GTGTTTCTCTCTAGCTCATCTAAAAGTGCTTATCACCACACTGTTAATATTCTGTCGAGACTGATCACTTATACCTCTATTGCGATTATGAGCAGTAGCATGGCATTTGCATTCCCGAATACGTCTTATTTTCATGATAGAAGCACGACGTTGGAGACGTTTGCAAAATCAAGCTCGTTGAACATTGATCAAACCGTTAACCAAACAGACAGCCAAGAAAACAATCAATCACACAAGTTGGTCAAAGCGGATTCAACTCGTCCACTTAGTGGTGATTTTAATGATTTGAAGCAGTATCTTCTTGATACCAGCTTAAGCGAATATCGTATTGATCTACCGCTTCCTGATGGTCAATCGATTGAATATATTTTAGCGCCTACGCATGTTATGAGTGAGTCAGTTGCTGAACAGTTTCCCGACATGCGTCAATTCAAAGGCTATGCCGTTGATAATACAGGACTCAGTGGTCGTTTCGATGTATCTGAACTTGGCTTTCGAGGGTTATTTGATACACAAAACGGACAAGTGACACTTGATCCAACTCATGTTGGAGAAACAAACAACTATGCGAGCTACTATGCACGTAGCAGTAACGGGTTAGACTCTAATTTTAACGAAACAGTGCTTCAGGGCGACACTGAAAGCGCAGCAGTGCAACAGCGAACCGCTTCTTATACGCCGACACTAAAAACCTATCGTTTGGCAGTCTCTGCATCGTATCAGTTTACCGAATTTTATGGCGGACAATCCCAAGCACTCGCGGGCATTGTGACTATGGTGAACAGATTAAATGAGGTATACGAAAAAGATCTAGGCATCACCTTCACCTTGGTATCAGGTACAAACACAATCGTGAACAGTGCTAACGCTGGCCCCTTTGATAACAGCAGTAACGACATCAGTTATAATAAAGCCTTTCTTGATTCAATTGTTGGCAACGAGAACTATGATATTGGGCACATCGTAAATACTGGCGGCGGCGGACTTGCTACACTTGGCTCGGTTTGTGATAACGAAAAAAAAGCACAAGGCGTTACAGGGATCCCCTCCCCTACTGGCGATGCCTTCTATATTAATTTCGTTGCTCATGAAGTCGGACATCAATTTGGTGCCAATCATACATTTAATGGGACAACAGGTAATTGTTCTGGAAATAGAAACGAAGACTCGGCCGTAGAACCCGGCAGCGGCTCAACCATAATGGCATATGCAGGAATATGCGGAATACTAAACCTACAAAACAACTCAACGCCACATTTTCATGCATACAGTATCAACGAAATTAATAACTATTTAGCAACGACGATAGGCTCAAGCTGTGGCACGGTCACCTCGCAAGCCAATACTGCACCCGCTGTCGACGCTGGTGACGACATAACTATCCCTGCAAACACACCCTTCATGCTCATAGGCAGTGCGACAGACACTGAGAATGACAACCTAACCTATATCTGGGAGGAAATGGATACAGGTAACGCCTCTACCTCAGTTACAACCATGGCTGACGATGGAACTCGAACTCTTTTCAGGTCGTGGGAGACTGTAACTAGTGCAACGCGCTACCTACCACGATTAGAAGACCTCGTTGATGGAGAACTATCCCTAGGGGAGACCTACCCAGCAAGTAGCCGAAATTTAAATTTCAGATTAACAGTGAGACAAACCGATAGTAACGGAAACAGTCTAGCGGGGAGTAACTACGACGATAAGGTGGTGACGGTTGACTCAAATTCTGGCCCTTTTTATATCACATCACCAAACTCTAATGTCACTGCAGACACAGGAGAAACCGTTACTCTTAACTGGAATGTTGCCAATACATCCTCATCTCCTGTGAATTGTTCGAATGTCGATGTACTCATCGCAGATGAAGGAAACACCGCTTTCTCTGGAGCAGGTGAAAAAATACTGGCGGAGAATATACAAAACACGGGGCAAACTACAATTTTGGTACCTAACCTGAACATTGCTAATCGCTATATTATGCTTCGCTGCAGTAACAAAAGCTTTTTCGCGTTATCGCCCTGTCACTTTACGTTTAATGGATCCGAAACATCGCCCTCTCAATCCTGTACGCCACGTAGCGTCCCTTCAGTTATTAACAGCAGCAATAGCAATAACACCACCAGCATTAGCAATTCGAGTTCAGGGAGCTCTTTCCTATCTGGCTCAACCTCCTTCCTTTTTTATATACCGTTAATCTTGTTAACACTAAGCAGCTCTTTAGTAAAAGGGAGAAAATTTACCAAACTTACATTAACAGGGGCACTGATAGGCATGATAACAACGGGTTGTACGACGGTAGACGCTCAACCGGAAAAATCTAGCTGGCTTAAAGGCGAGCTAGAACGAGTAAAAAATACTGAGGATTACCGTCTCATTACCCAAGGAGGGCGAGGCGAACCGCTACCGGGGCTGGATGCTAAAGAGTTTGCTCAAGCCAAGCAGCTTTGTGGAATGATTAATGTATCGTTAAGCGATGTGATCCGCTCTGATGATGAAATGAACGAGAGAGTAAACATGATCAATGATATCGCTCGCTTCAACAAAACGGTTTGGCCGCTTTGCCAAAAACACAATCAACCCTAG
- a CDS encoding rhomboid family protein: MPKTQSTLGNSLGVHYFYAFITFVVVMMLPFEDGWQHHWRLSSAAFFSEPWRLISAHFTHLNYMHAFTNCIGMVCIFVVSHKQVSLKSWSVISVYLIALIDCSLYLRSDNWFYSGSSSLVIGWCSFGILVVSQYSRLIQVVTLICLGVALLFTKTPDYLIQYSGATTQHWVAFTGGILGAIVLLAIRHWNAKHVKIA; encoded by the coding sequence TTGCCAAAAACACAATCAACCCTAGGTAATTCGTTAGGCGTTCACTACTTTTACGCCTTTATCACGTTTGTGGTTGTCATGATGTTGCCATTCGAGGATGGATGGCAACATCACTGGAGGCTGTCGAGTGCAGCCTTTTTCTCAGAGCCTTGGCGCTTAATCAGTGCGCATTTCACCCATTTAAATTACATGCATGCGTTTACGAACTGTATTGGAATGGTATGTATTTTTGTTGTATCACATAAGCAAGTTTCTCTGAAAAGCTGGAGCGTGATTAGCGTTTATCTTATTGCTCTTATCGACTGTTCGCTTTATTTGAGAAGCGATAACTGGTTCTATTCTGGCTCATCAAGCTTAGTGATCGGCTGGTGTAGCTTCGGGATTTTAGTGGTCTCTCAATACTCGAGATTGATTCAAGTGGTCACGCTTATTTGTCTTGGTGTGGCATTGCTGTTCACGAAAACGCCAGACTATTTAATACAGTATAGTGGCGCGACAACGCAGCATTGGGTGGCGTTTACAGGGGGAATATTAGGCGCTATAGTTTTGCTCGCTATTAGGCATTGGAATGCAAAGCACGTTAAAATTGCTTAG
- a CDS encoding UPF0149 family protein — MSDESNNNESVEALYSRLDHYLSTLGSDRSIMGVSELDGFLTAVGCAPDSHIPGDWLWAIWGPEDEQPNWESKEQEEEFLGLVMIMYMESVNGLIQGDLHPVYLEHTAPDGKVNIMIEDWCVGFMRGAHLLGLNYSADKAFIDEVMACVRLYGTEKGWQKLEGMTEEERQFWRSTLEESIMRLAQFHHPEIEVVPTGSRIVH; from the coding sequence ATGTCAGACGAAAGCAATAATAATGAAAGTGTTGAGGCGTTATATTCGCGCCTTGATCACTACCTTTCGACCTTGGGATCGGACCGTTCCATTATGGGGGTATCCGAACTCGATGGCTTTTTGACGGCAGTCGGTTGCGCGCCGGATTCGCATATCCCTGGCGATTGGCTCTGGGCCATTTGGGGGCCAGAAGACGAACAACCAAACTGGGAGTCCAAAGAGCAGGAAGAAGAGTTTCTCGGTTTGGTCATGATCATGTACATGGAATCTGTAAATGGCTTAATTCAAGGGGACTTGCATCCTGTTTACCTCGAACACACCGCGCCAGACGGCAAAGTAAATATAATGATTGAGGACTGGTGCGTCGGTTTTATGCGCGGCGCGCATCTTCTAGGCTTAAACTACTCTGCGGATAAAGCGTTTATCGATGAAGTTATGGCCTGTGTTCGTTTATACGGAACGGAAAAAGGCTGGCAGAAACTTGAAGGTATGACGGAAGAAGAGCGACAGTTTTGGCGTAGCACGTTGGAAGAGTCGATCATGCGTTTGGCGCAGTTTCATCATCCTGAAATCGAAGTCGTGCCGACAGGGTCGCGTATTGTTCACTAG
- the parE gene encoding DNA topoisomerase IV subunit B, translated as MSVKEYNAGSIEVLSGLEPVQKRPGMYTETTRPNHLGQEVIDNSVDEALAGHADKIEVTLYKDGSLSVEDNGRGMPVDIHPEEGVSGVELILTKLHAGGKFSGDSYQFSGGLHGVGVSVVNALSNQLDVWVKRDGKQYHIAFADGFKTSELAEVGTVGKKNTGTKVKFKADPKYFDSAKFSLSRLRHLLKAKAVLCSGLHVVFVDQSGSEETREEWFYQDGLKDYLALANKGYELLPEEPFIGSLIETTQGVDWAVQWLPEGGELITESYVNLIPTAQGGTHVNGLRTGLLEAIREFCDFHNLLPRGVKLTAEDVWERCSYVLSAKLQEPQFSGQTKERLSSRQIVPFITATVKDAFSLWLNKHVEDAQKIADVIISSAQKRMRASKKVVRKKVTQGPALPGKLADCAGQDSSRSELFLVEGDSAGGSAKQARDKEFQAIMPLRGKILNSWEVDQSQVLASQEIHDISVALGVDPGQEDLSGLRYGKVCILADADSDGLHIATLLCALFVKHFPTLVNSGHVFVAMPPLYRIDIGKEVHYALDDEEKDIIIHKIEAEKKRGKLDVQRFKGLGEMNPPQLRETTMAPDTRRLIQLTMDDPLETGEVLDKLLSKKRAADRKDWLETYGNLAIID; from the coding sequence ATGTCAGTAAAAGAATACAACGCAGGATCGATAGAAGTATTAAGTGGTCTGGAGCCAGTGCAAAAGCGCCCTGGCATGTATACAGAAACCACGCGACCAAATCACTTAGGTCAAGAAGTTATAGACAACTCTGTCGACGAAGCGCTTGCGGGGCATGCGGATAAAATAGAAGTAACGCTCTACAAAGATGGCTCACTGAGCGTAGAGGATAATGGTCGTGGTATGCCTGTTGATATTCACCCTGAAGAAGGTGTCTCAGGGGTAGAGCTGATCTTAACCAAACTGCATGCGGGCGGTAAGTTCTCAGGTGACAGCTACCAGTTTTCAGGTGGTCTTCACGGCGTGGGTGTATCCGTTGTAAACGCTTTATCCAATCAGCTGGACGTTTGGGTTAAGCGAGATGGTAAGCAGTATCACATTGCTTTTGCCGATGGTTTTAAAACTTCTGAATTGGCAGAGGTTGGTACGGTAGGCAAAAAAAATACCGGAACAAAAGTAAAGTTCAAAGCAGACCCAAAGTACTTTGACTCAGCTAAATTTTCGCTGTCACGTCTTCGCCACTTATTGAAAGCAAAAGCGGTATTGTGTTCTGGTTTACACGTCGTTTTTGTGGATCAATCCGGCAGTGAAGAGACTCGAGAAGAATGGTTCTACCAAGATGGCTTAAAAGACTATCTCGCACTTGCAAATAAAGGCTACGAACTTCTACCTGAAGAGCCGTTCATCGGCTCCTTGATAGAAACCACACAGGGTGTTGATTGGGCGGTACAGTGGTTGCCAGAAGGCGGAGAGCTAATTACCGAAAGTTATGTAAACCTTATTCCAACAGCCCAAGGCGGTACTCACGTAAATGGGCTGCGCACAGGCTTGTTGGAAGCGATACGAGAGTTTTGTGATTTCCATAACTTACTTCCACGCGGCGTCAAGCTGACCGCAGAAGACGTGTGGGAGCGATGTAGCTATGTGTTGTCTGCAAAGCTGCAAGAACCTCAATTCTCAGGTCAAACCAAAGAACGCCTTTCGTCACGCCAAATCGTACCGTTTATTACAGCGACAGTAAAAGACGCGTTTAGTCTGTGGTTGAACAAACACGTTGAAGACGCACAAAAAATAGCCGACGTTATTATTTCGAGTGCGCAAAAACGCATGCGCGCCAGCAAAAAAGTAGTGCGTAAGAAAGTGACTCAAGGCCCTGCTTTACCCGGAAAGCTGGCTGATTGTGCGGGTCAAGATTCAAGTCGAAGTGAGCTCTTCTTAGTGGAAGGGGACTCTGCGGGCGGCTCTGCAAAACAGGCTCGAGACAAAGAGTTCCAAGCGATAATGCCGTTGCGAGGTAAAATCCTAAACTCATGGGAAGTGGATCAATCACAAGTGCTGGCTTCTCAGGAAATTCACGACATTTCCGTCGCGCTAGGCGTTGACCCAGGGCAAGAGGACTTATCCGGTTTGCGCTATGGAAAAGTCTGCATTTTAGCCGATGCCGACTCCGATGGTTTGCACATCGCCACATTGCTGTGTGCGCTTTTTGTAAAGCATTTCCCCACACTTGTGAACTCTGGTCATGTCTTCGTGGCGATGCCGCCGCTATATCGTATCGATATTGGTAAAGAAGTGCATTATGCGCTGGATGATGAGGAAAAAGACATCATCATTCATAAAATTGAGGCAGAGAAAAAGCGCGGTAAACTCGACGTACAGCGTTTCAAAGGTCTGGGTGAGATGAACCCGCCTCAACTGCGTGAAACCACCATGGCGCCAGATACACGACGCTTGATTCAGTTGACAATGGACGACCCTTTGGAAACCGGTGAGGTGCTCGATAAGCTGCTTTCGAAAAAGCGAGCAGCCGATCGAAAAGATTGGTTGGAAACATACGGAAACTTAGCCATTATTGACTAG
- a CDS encoding YqiA/YcfP family alpha/beta fold hydrolase: protein MTLIYVHGFNSSERSFKSQLIKQAMASIGKEADFYCPRLHWQPYLAIQQLEVLIEGKLASGQNVALVGSSLGGFYSLYLSEKYNLKAVLINPAVEAPILLQDLLGVQENPYTNERYTLTQTHIEELQTIDVTKPTGNNIWLMLQEGDEVLDYQAALNRFKQVERLTHEKGGDHSFVDFDRFAETILEFTGVIDRTCR, encoded by the coding sequence ATGACACTAATCTACGTACATGGTTTTAACAGCTCAGAACGCTCATTTAAATCTCAACTTATAAAGCAAGCGATGGCCTCTATTGGAAAAGAGGCTGATTTTTATTGCCCTAGATTACATTGGCAGCCCTATTTGGCTATTCAGCAATTAGAAGTATTGATCGAAGGTAAACTCGCATCTGGTCAGAATGTCGCGTTAGTTGGAAGCTCACTTGGTGGTTTTTACAGTCTATACTTATCTGAAAAATATAACCTTAAAGCCGTGCTGATTAACCCTGCTGTCGAAGCGCCGATCTTGTTACAAGATTTACTTGGTGTTCAGGAAAACCCTTATACAAATGAGCGCTATACTCTGACGCAAACACATATCGAAGAGTTACAAACGATAGATGTCACAAAGCCTACAGGGAACAACATATGGCTTATGCTTCAAGAAGGCGATGAAGTGCTGGACTATCAAGCTGCGCTCAATCGGTTTAAGCAAGTTGAGCGTCTTACTCATGAAAAAGGCGGAGACCACAGCTTTGTAGACTTCGATCGTTTTGCCGAAACCATTTTAGAGTTCACGGGCGTTATTGATCGAACGTGTCGTTAA
- a CDS encoding DUF1249 domain-containing protein gives MTKQHYVPNLAELQLLGELNYRRIGKVLRTKEEEREWHFAIDTSGHQRSCLSLSLKDESRFTSELLLEFMPETQSELMFDAKLKMIIRLYHDVGLAEITDGHRQFRGSYPYPNDEMRHKDEKFRLNQQLADLLELCLKHGHRLDDVSFIQMA, from the coding sequence ATGACAAAACAACACTATGTTCCAAATCTTGCAGAGCTTCAGCTATTGGGCGAATTAAATTATCGCCGGATAGGTAAAGTGCTGCGCACAAAAGAAGAGGAGCGTGAGTGGCACTTTGCGATCGATACGTCTGGTCATCAACGAAGCTGTCTAAGTCTATCTTTAAAAGACGAGAGTCGATTTACGTCCGAATTGCTTTTGGAGTTCATGCCAGAAACCCAAAGCGAGTTAATGTTTGATGCCAAGCTTAAAATGATCATTCGGTTGTATCATGATGTTGGGTTAGCTGAGATTACCGACGGCCATCGGCAATTTCGTGGCAGTTACCCGTACCCCAATGATGAAATGCGCCATAAGGATGAGAAGTTCCGTTTGAATCAACAGCTCGCCGACTTGCTAGAACTGTGCTTGAAGCACGGTCACCGTCTGGATGATGTGTCTTTTATTCAGATGGCTTAG